The following proteins come from a genomic window of Nocardioides albertanoniae:
- the corA gene encoding magnesium/cobalt transporter CorA, translating into MIVDSALYRGGARAEVDCAPHDYPTLRAGAKHEGDFVWLGLYQPSQHELEEVAAAFDLHPLAVEDALTAHQRPKLERYAGAMFLVVKTLWYVDAEDAVETGEVAFFIGPDHVITVRHGRGSKLAPARELLESGEEQLLTEGPYSAVYAVVDYIVDGYVNVMEGLTEDVDEVETSVFSDERTQDSARIYRLRRELAEVRRAVMPLREPVRRFANGEDGIDPDLRPYFRDVLDHLSSISETIENLESLLSSAFEAHMAQLSLQQNEDMRKISAGAALVVVPTLIAGVYGMNFTHMPELDWTFGYPFSLLLMGVVVAGLWVFFRRSGWL; encoded by the coding sequence GTGATCGTCGACAGCGCCCTCTACCGCGGCGGCGCGCGTGCGGAGGTCGACTGCGCGCCCCACGACTACCCCACGCTTCGCGCCGGCGCGAAGCACGAGGGCGACTTCGTCTGGCTCGGCCTCTACCAACCCAGCCAGCACGAGCTCGAGGAGGTCGCCGCGGCCTTCGACCTGCACCCGCTCGCCGTCGAAGACGCCCTGACCGCCCACCAGCGACCGAAGCTGGAGCGCTATGCCGGCGCGATGTTCCTGGTCGTGAAGACGCTGTGGTACGTCGATGCCGAAGACGCCGTCGAGACGGGCGAGGTCGCCTTCTTCATCGGCCCCGACCACGTGATCACCGTCCGCCACGGGCGCGGCTCGAAGCTCGCGCCCGCTCGCGAGCTGCTCGAGAGCGGCGAGGAGCAGCTGCTCACCGAGGGCCCCTACTCCGCTGTCTACGCGGTCGTCGACTACATCGTCGACGGCTACGTCAACGTCATGGAAGGGCTCACCGAGGACGTCGACGAGGTCGAGACCTCCGTCTTCTCCGACGAGCGCACGCAAGACTCCGCCCGCATCTACCGCCTGCGTCGCGAGCTCGCAGAGGTACGCCGCGCCGTGATGCCGCTGCGTGAGCCGGTGCGCCGCTTCGCCAACGGCGAGGACGGGATCGACCCCGACCTGCGCCCCTACTTCCGTGACGTGCTCGACCATCTCTCCTCGATCTCGGAGACGATCGAGAACCTCGAGTCGCTGCTGTCCTCGGCCTTCGAGGCCCACATGGCCCAGCTCTCGCTGCAGCAGAACGAAGACATGCGCAAGATCTCCGCCGGCGCCGCCCTGGTCGTGGTGCCGACCCTCATCGCCGGGGTCTACGGCATGAACTTCACCCACATGCCCGAGCTCGACTGGACCTTCGGCTACCCGTTCTCACTGCTGCTCATGGGCGTCGTCGTCGCAGGTCTGTGGGTCTTCTTCCGCAGGTCGGGCTGGCTCTGA
- a CDS encoding MSMEG_4193 family putative phosphomutase — MILVRHGRTTANASGTLAGRLPGVMLDERGLEQARTAAERIAPVPLALAVTSPMERCQQTLSTILEGRTGEVADGPKVVVEDGLAECDYGEWQGEKISALARRKLWKTVQTQPSAVTFPGGESMAAMQARGVEAVRRHDAAVTAAHGDSAVWLCVSHGDLIKAILADALGMHLDLFQRLHVDPASISVIRYGEGRPSVLSTNTHAGDLSWLAPKKGRKSSRRRNDDAVVGGGSGPGDGLDKV, encoded by the coding sequence ATGATCCTGGTGAGACACGGCCGTACGACGGCGAACGCATCCGGCACCCTGGCCGGCCGGCTGCCGGGGGTGATGCTGGACGAGCGCGGCCTCGAGCAGGCACGCACGGCCGCTGAGCGGATCGCTCCGGTGCCGCTCGCGCTGGCCGTGACCAGCCCGATGGAGCGCTGCCAGCAGACGCTGTCCACGATCCTCGAGGGTCGCACCGGCGAGGTGGCCGACGGCCCCAAGGTGGTCGTCGAGGACGGTCTCGCGGAGTGCGACTACGGCGAGTGGCAGGGCGAGAAGATCTCCGCTCTGGCTCGCCGCAAGCTCTGGAAGACCGTGCAGACCCAGCCCTCGGCGGTGACCTTCCCCGGCGGTGAGTCGATGGCGGCGATGCAGGCGCGAGGCGTCGAGGCCGTACGCCGTCACGACGCTGCCGTCACGGCGGCTCATGGTGACTCGGCGGTCTGGCTGTGCGTGAGCCACGGCGACCTGATCAAGGCGATCCTGGCCGACGCGCTCGGCATGCACCTCGACCTCTTCCAGCGACTCCACGTCGACCCGGCCTCGATCTCGGTGATCCGCTACGGCGAGGGACGGCCCTCGGTGCTCTCGACCAACACCCACGCCGGCGACCTGTCGTGGCTGGCTCCCAAGAAGGGCCGCAAGTCGTCTCGCCGCCGCAACGACGACGCAGTCGTGGGCGGTGGCTCGGGTCCTGGGGACGGTCTGGATAAGGTTTGA
- the metH gene encoding methionine synthase yields MSLRPDVTETLTATFKERIMVLDGAMGTAIQRDRPDEAGYRGERFKDWHTDLVGNNDLLNLTQPQMIENIHREYLEAGADIIETNTFNANAISLIDYDMVDLAYEINLEAAKLARAAADIYSTPEKPRYVAGTLGPTSRTASISPDVNDPGARNITYEALRDAYAEATRALLEGGSDLIFMETIFDTLNAKAAIFGVEQVFEEYGRRWPVVISGTITDASGRTLSGQVTEAFWDSVRHAEPLLIGLNCALGAEEMRPYIAELSRVSDTFVSCYPNAGLPNAFGEYDEGPSDTATHVHEFATAGFVNLVGGCCGTTPEHIAEIAKQVEGVAPRTVPQIDPALRLSGLEPFTVTEESLFVNVGERTNITGSAKFRNLIKAGDYDTALSVAAQQVENGAQVIDVNMDEGMIDGVAAMTRFLTLVASEPDISRVPIMIDSSKWEVIEAGLKLVQGKPIVNSISMKEGVEPFIEHARACKRYGAAAVVMAFDEDGQADSYERRIAVCERAYRVLVDEVGFDPEDIIFDPNVFAVATGIEEHAAYGVDFIEAVRWIKQNLPGAKISGGISNVSFSFRGNNPVREAIHAVFLYHAVEAGLDMGIVNAGQLVPYSEVDPELRERIEDVILNRRSDAAERLLEIASKFNKESAEAEEKAEEWRELPVSERITHALVKGLDAYVQEDTEELRLEIASRGGRPIEVIEGPLMDGMNVVGDLFGAGKMFLPQVVKSARVMKKAVAYLIPFIEEEKAANPELSQSDTNGTIVMATVKGDVHDIGKNIVGVVLQCNNYEVIDLGVMVPAQKILDAAKEHDADIIGLSGLITPSLDEMVSFAAEMQRVGMEIPLMIGGATTSRAHTAVKVDKKYDGPVIWVKDASRSVPTAAALLDAGRREKLMAEIKTDYDSLRTRHAERSERASLTYAQAKANKPEIDFAKLPKAPAQTGVHVLLDYSIAELRDYIDWQPFFNAWEMKGRFPDILNNPATGEAARKLFDDAQAMLDKMIEEKWVEARGVYGLFPANSTGEDVVVYGDSSRTDERARLFQLRQQGQHRTGISNKSMADFVAPVGEGADHVGAFAVTAGIGLPERVKAFRDELDDYSAIMVEALADRLAEAFAERLHQRVRTEFWGYAADEGGDGQLANDDLIAEKYSGIRPAPGYPACPDHTEKQTIWELLDVHENTGIELTESMAMWPGASVSGLYYGHPDSQYFVVGRLGQDQVADYAERKGWSMAEAERWLSPNLGYDPED; encoded by the coding sequence GTGAGTCTGCGCCCTGATGTCACCGAGACACTGACCGCCACCTTCAAAGAGCGGATCATGGTGCTCGACGGCGCGATGGGCACTGCGATCCAGCGTGACCGGCCCGACGAGGCCGGCTATCGCGGCGAGCGGTTCAAGGACTGGCACACCGATCTGGTCGGCAACAACGACCTTCTCAACCTCACCCAGCCGCAGATGATCGAGAACATCCACCGGGAGTATCTCGAAGCCGGCGCCGACATCATCGAGACCAACACGTTCAACGCGAACGCGATCTCGTTGATCGACTACGACATGGTCGACCTCGCCTACGAGATCAACCTCGAGGCGGCCAAGCTGGCCCGCGCGGCGGCCGACATCTACTCGACCCCCGAGAAGCCGCGCTACGTCGCCGGCACGCTCGGGCCCACGTCGCGTACGGCCTCGATCTCGCCGGACGTGAACGACCCCGGCGCCCGCAACATCACCTACGAGGCGCTGCGCGACGCCTACGCCGAGGCGACCCGGGCGCTGCTCGAGGGCGGCTCGGACCTCATCTTCATGGAGACCATCTTCGACACCCTCAACGCCAAGGCTGCGATCTTCGGCGTCGAGCAGGTCTTCGAGGAGTACGGCCGCCGCTGGCCGGTCGTGATCTCCGGGACCATCACCGACGCCAGCGGACGCACGCTGTCCGGGCAGGTCACCGAGGCGTTCTGGGATTCCGTACGCCACGCCGAACCGCTCCTGATCGGCCTCAACTGCGCGCTCGGCGCCGAGGAGATGCGCCCCTATATCGCCGAGCTCTCCCGGGTCTCGGACACGTTCGTCTCCTGCTACCCCAACGCCGGCCTCCCGAACGCGTTCGGTGAGTACGACGAGGGCCCCAGCGACACCGCCACTCACGTGCACGAGTTCGCCACCGCCGGGTTCGTGAACCTGGTCGGCGGTTGCTGCGGCACCACGCCGGAGCACATCGCCGAGATCGCCAAGCAGGTCGAGGGGGTCGCTCCACGCACCGTGCCGCAGATCGACCCGGCGCTGCGCCTCTCCGGCCTGGAGCCGTTCACCGTGACCGAGGAGAGCCTCTTCGTCAACGTGGGTGAGCGCACCAACATCACCGGGTCGGCGAAGTTCCGCAACCTGATCAAGGCCGGTGACTACGACACGGCTCTCTCGGTGGCCGCCCAGCAGGTCGAGAACGGCGCGCAGGTCATCGACGTCAACATGGACGAGGGCATGATCGACGGCGTCGCGGCGATGACGCGGTTCTTGACGCTGGTCGCCTCCGAGCCCGACATCTCCCGGGTGCCGATCATGATCGACTCCTCCAAGTGGGAGGTCATCGAGGCCGGTCTCAAGCTCGTGCAGGGCAAGCCGATCGTCAACTCGATCTCGATGAAGGAGGGCGTCGAGCCCTTCATCGAGCACGCACGGGCGTGCAAGCGCTATGGCGCCGCAGCGGTCGTGATGGCCTTCGACGAGGACGGCCAGGCCGACTCCTACGAGCGCCGGATCGCGGTGTGCGAGCGGGCCTATCGGGTGCTCGTCGACGAGGTCGGCTTCGACCCCGAAGACATCATCTTCGACCCCAACGTGTTCGCGGTGGCGACCGGCATCGAGGAGCACGCTGCGTACGGTGTCGACTTCATCGAGGCCGTGCGCTGGATCAAGCAGAACCTGCCCGGGGCGAAGATCTCCGGCGGCATCTCCAACGTCAGCTTCTCCTTCCGCGGCAACAACCCGGTGCGAGAGGCGATCCACGCGGTCTTCCTCTACCACGCGGTCGAGGCCGGACTCGACATGGGCATCGTCAACGCCGGCCAGCTGGTGCCCTACTCCGAGGTCGACCCCGAGCTGCGTGAGCGCATCGAGGACGTCATCCTCAACCGGCGTTCCGACGCGGCCGAGCGTCTGCTCGAGATCGCCTCGAAGTTCAACAAGGAGAGCGCCGAGGCCGAGGAGAAGGCCGAGGAGTGGCGTGAGCTGCCGGTCAGCGAGCGCATCACCCACGCCCTGGTCAAGGGGCTCGACGCCTACGTGCAGGAGGACACCGAGGAGCTGCGGCTCGAGATCGCCTCGCGCGGTGGCCGGCCGATCGAGGTCATCGAGGGCCCGCTGATGGACGGGATGAACGTCGTCGGCGACCTGTTCGGCGCCGGAAAGATGTTTCTGCCCCAGGTGGTCAAGAGCGCCCGTGTCATGAAGAAGGCGGTGGCCTACCTGATCCCCTTCATCGAGGAGGAGAAGGCGGCCAACCCGGAGCTCTCCCAGTCCGACACGAACGGCACGATCGTGATGGCGACGGTCAAGGGCGACGTGCACGACATCGGCAAGAACATCGTCGGCGTGGTGCTGCAGTGCAACAACTACGAGGTCATCGACCTCGGCGTGATGGTGCCCGCGCAGAAGATCCTCGACGCGGCCAAGGAGCACGACGCCGACATCATCGGCCTCTCCGGGCTGATCACGCCGTCGCTGGACGAGATGGTCAGCTTCGCCGCCGAGATGCAGCGCGTCGGCATGGAGATCCCGCTGATGATCGGTGGCGCGACCACCTCGCGTGCACACACGGCGGTGAAGGTCGACAAGAAGTACGACGGTCCCGTCATCTGGGTCAAGGACGCCTCGCGTTCCGTGCCCACCGCTGCGGCTCTGCTCGACGCTGGCCGGCGCGAGAAGCTGATGGCCGAGATCAAGACCGACTACGACTCGTTGCGGACGCGACACGCGGAGCGCAGCGAACGGGCCTCTCTCACCTACGCCCAGGCGAAGGCCAACAAGCCGGAGATCGACTTTGCGAAGCTGCCCAAGGCACCGGCGCAGACCGGTGTGCACGTGCTGTTGGACTACTCGATCGCCGAGCTGCGCGACTACATCGACTGGCAGCCGTTCTTCAACGCCTGGGAGATGAAGGGGCGCTTCCCCGACATCCTCAACAACCCGGCGACCGGCGAGGCCGCGCGCAAGCTCTTCGACGACGCGCAGGCGATGCTCGACAAGATGATCGAGGAGAAGTGGGTCGAGGCGCGCGGCGTCTACGGTCTCTTCCCTGCCAACTCGACCGGCGAGGACGTCGTCGTCTACGGCGACTCCTCGCGCACCGACGAGCGGGCGCGACTGTTCCAGCTGCGTCAGCAGGGCCAGCACCGCACCGGCATCTCCAACAAGTCGATGGCCGACTTCGTCGCGCCGGTCGGGGAGGGGGCCGACCATGTCGGCGCCTTCGCGGTGACGGCCGGGATCGGTCTGCCCGAGCGGGTCAAGGCGTTCCGCGACGAGCTCGACGACTACTCGGCGATCATGGTCGAGGCCTTGGCGGACCGTCTCGCGGAGGCGTTCGCCGAGCGCCTCCACCAGCGCGTGCGCACCGAGTTCTGGGGCTACGCCGCTGACGAGGGTGGCGACGGTCAGCTCGCCAACGACGACCTGATCGCCGAGAAGTACTCCGGCATCCGCCCGGCGCCGGGCTACCCGGCCTGCCCCGACCACACCGAGAAGCAGACCATCTGGGAGCTGCTCGACGTGCACGAGAACACCGGCATCGAGCTCACCGAGTCGATGGCGATGTGGCCGGGCGCCTCGGTCTCCGGTCTCTACTACGGCCACCCCGACTCGCAGTACTTCGTCGTCGGACGCCTCGGACAGGACCAGGTCGCCGACTACGCCGAGCGCAAGGGCTGGAGCATGGCTGAGGCAGAGCGCTGGCTCTCGCCCAACCTGGGCTACGACCCCGAGGACTGA
- a CDS encoding PAC2 family protein codes for MIEIEETRDLVDPVVIAAFEGWNDAADSASGTVDHLMEVWGARVVAEIDPEEFYDYQVNRPYTGTDENGFRKITWPTTQVAVCSPPDLDRDIILVRGIEPNMRWKQFVREILECVDELGGQLVVTLGALLADAPHTRPIPVSGTATEPDLVDRLKLDSPSYEGPTGIVGIVQEACVASDIPAVSYWAAVPHYVAAPPCPKATLAIISKLEDLLQCSVPLGDLPEDSRAWERGVNELAEEDEDVSDYVRSLEEARDTADLPEASGDAIAREFERYLKRRSDDS; via the coding sequence GTGATCGAGATCGAAGAGACCCGCGACCTGGTCGATCCTGTGGTGATCGCCGCGTTCGAGGGCTGGAACGACGCAGCTGATTCCGCGTCCGGCACGGTTGACCATCTGATGGAGGTCTGGGGCGCGCGGGTGGTGGCCGAGATCGATCCCGAGGAGTTCTACGACTATCAGGTCAACCGACCCTACACCGGCACCGACGAGAACGGGTTCCGCAAGATCACCTGGCCCACCACTCAGGTCGCGGTCTGCTCGCCGCCCGACCTCGACCGAGACATCATCCTCGTACGCGGCATCGAGCCCAACATGCGCTGGAAACAGTTCGTGCGCGAGATCCTCGAGTGCGTCGACGAGCTCGGCGGCCAGCTCGTGGTCACCCTCGGCGCGCTGCTCGCCGACGCGCCGCACACGCGCCCCATCCCGGTCTCCGGCACCGCCACCGAGCCCGACCTCGTCGACCGGCTCAAGCTCGACTCGCCCTCCTACGAGGGTCCGACCGGCATCGTCGGCATCGTGCAGGAGGCGTGCGTCGCCTCCGACATCCCGGCCGTCTCCTACTGGGCCGCTGTCCCCCACTACGTCGCCGCCCCGCCCTGCCCCAAGGCCACCCTGGCGATCATCAGCAAGCTCGAAGACCTGCTGCAGTGCTCCGTGCCCCTCGGCGACCTCCCCGAGGACTCCCGAGCCTGGGAGCGCGGCGTCAACGAGCTCGCCGAAGAGGACGAGGACGTCTCCGACTACGTACGCTCCCTCGAAGAGGCCCGCGACACCGCCGACCTCCCGGAGGCCAGCGGCGACGCCATCGCCCGCGAGTTCGAGCGCTACCTCAAGCGCCGCTCCGACGACTCCTGA
- a CDS encoding SCO1664 family protein: protein MGETAPEVGHSAEDGAMELVGRLTTASNATFLATVGETEVVYKPIAGERPLWDFPEGPLANREVASYLVSEALGWSVVPETWLGDGPHGVGMVQRWITSEESLEPVTIVPAGEVPDGFMHVFDGYDALDQEVSLAHEDTPALRRMAVFDAITNNADRKGGHILPVAGGHRFGCDHGLTFHEEPKLRTILWGWHGLAFSEEELAGIRTILEGLSGALGRELAAYVSGAGFEALGLRCEALLAEGVFPRPEFDRHVIPWPPF from the coding sequence GTGGGTGAGACTGCACCGGAGGTCGGGCACAGCGCCGAGGACGGTGCCATGGAGCTCGTCGGGCGACTGACCACGGCCTCGAACGCGACCTTCCTCGCCACCGTCGGCGAGACCGAGGTCGTCTACAAGCCGATCGCGGGGGAGCGGCCGCTGTGGGACTTCCCCGAGGGCCCGCTGGCCAACCGCGAGGTCGCCTCCTATCTCGTCTCCGAGGCACTCGGCTGGTCGGTGGTGCCCGAGACCTGGCTCGGCGATGGCCCGCACGGAGTCGGGATGGTGCAGCGCTGGATCACCTCCGAGGAGAGCCTCGAACCAGTGACCATCGTGCCGGCAGGTGAGGTGCCCGACGGGTTCATGCACGTCTTCGACGGCTACGACGCGCTCGACCAGGAGGTCTCCCTCGCCCACGAGGACACGCCCGCGCTGCGGCGGATGGCGGTCTTCGACGCGATCACCAACAACGCCGACCGCAAGGGCGGCCACATCCTTCCGGTCGCCGGCGGGCACAGGTTCGGCTGCGACCACGGGCTGACGTTCCACGAGGAGCCGAAGCTGCGCACCATCTTGTGGGGCTGGCACGGGCTGGCGTTCTCCGAGGAGGAGCTGGCCGGGATCCGGACGATCCTCGAAGGGCTCTCCGGTGCGTTGGGGCGCGAGCTGGCGGCGTACGTCTCGGGTGCGGGTTTCGAAGCGCTCGGTCTGCGCTGCGAGGCGCTGCTCGCCGAGGGGGTCTTCCCGCGGCCGGAGTTCGACCGCCATGTCATCCCGTGGCCGCCTTTCTGA
- the ilvA gene encoding threonine ammonia-lyase IlvA, giving the protein MSESGTKPAVTPAAIEEAAARTIATRTALERSVRLSQRYAADVFLKREDLQLGRSYKVRGAFNLMSSLSPEELERGVVCASAGNHAQGVAISCARLGVPGHIVVPTNTPKQKRDRIVALGGEHVTLTLHGSTYDEASAYAYELGRGLGARYVSAFDDPRTIAGQGTVGYELTSQSEEPLDVLLLPIGGGGLASGVATWVREVWPQTRIIGVEPAGAASMAAAVQAGGPVRIDALDTFVDGAAVATAGTVTYPIVSELVDELVAVPTGAICVEMLELYQTEGIIAEPAGALAAAALGQIDLRGAARVGTVVSGGNNDVSRYSDILERALIHQGLRHYFLVSFPQAPGALRGFLDDVLADGEDIVVFEYVKKSNRELGPALIGIDLDTADGIGALLERMGASDLVIERIEADSPLFTFLH; this is encoded by the coding sequence GTGTCTGAGTCCGGGACGAAGCCTGCCGTAACACCCGCTGCCATCGAGGAAGCCGCCGCGCGCACCATCGCCACGCGTACGGCGCTCGAACGCTCGGTCAGGCTCTCGCAGAGATACGCCGCCGACGTGTTCCTCAAGCGGGAGGACCTGCAGCTGGGCCGCTCCTACAAGGTGCGTGGCGCCTTCAACCTGATGAGCTCGCTGAGCCCTGAGGAGCTCGAGCGCGGCGTCGTGTGCGCCTCGGCCGGCAACCACGCCCAGGGTGTCGCGATCTCCTGCGCCCGGCTCGGGGTGCCCGGTCACATCGTGGTGCCGACCAACACGCCCAAGCAGAAGCGCGACCGGATCGTCGCCCTCGGCGGCGAGCACGTGACGCTCACCCTGCACGGCTCGACCTACGACGAGGCCTCGGCCTACGCCTACGAGCTCGGCCGCGGGCTCGGCGCCCGATACGTCTCGGCGTTCGACGACCCGCGCACGATCGCCGGGCAGGGCACGGTCGGCTACGAGCTCACCTCCCAGAGCGAGGAGCCCCTCGATGTGCTGCTGCTGCCGATCGGCGGCGGTGGCCTCGCCTCCGGAGTGGCCACCTGGGTGCGCGAGGTCTGGCCGCAGACGCGGATCATCGGGGTGGAGCCGGCTGGTGCCGCCTCGATGGCGGCCGCGGTCCAGGCCGGCGGCCCGGTGCGGATCGACGCGCTCGACACGTTCGTGGACGGTGCCGCCGTCGCGACCGCGGGCACGGTGACCTACCCGATCGTCAGCGAGCTCGTCGACGAGCTGGTCGCGGTGCCCACCGGCGCGATCTGCGTGGAGATGCTCGAGCTCTACCAGACCGAGGGGATCATCGCGGAGCCTGCTGGCGCGCTCGCGGCGGCGGCGCTCGGGCAGATCGACCTGCGTGGTGCGGCCCGGGTCGGCACGGTCGTCTCAGGCGGCAACAACGACGTCTCCCGCTACTCCGACATCCTCGAGCGCGCCCTGATCCACCAGGGCCTGCGCCACTACTTCCTGGTCTCGTTCCCGCAGGCACCCGGCGCGCTGCGCGGCTTCCTCGACGACGTGCTGGCCGACGGTGAGGACATCGTCGTCTTCGAGTACGTCAAGAAGTCCAACCGCGAGCTCGGGCCGGCGCTGATCGGCATCGACCTCGACACCGCCGACGGGATCGGCGCCCTCCTCGAGCGGATGGGCGCCAGCGACCTCGTCATCGAGCGGATCGAGGCCGACTCGCCGCTGTTCACCTTCTTGCACTGA
- the mshC gene encoding cysteine--1-D-myo-inosityl 2-amino-2-deoxy-alpha-D-glucopyranoside ligase, with translation MRAWSAPDVPELSIPGPEVELYDHQRDAVVSTAGSGRRSLYVCGITPYDATHMGHANTYVAFDLLHRAWRNAGYEVDFTENVTDVDDPLLERAEKVGIEWEALAERETELFRQDMEALRVISPQHYVGAVESIPLVVSLIGELEAAGATYKVDDDVYASVAVDDAFGDESRMDRKEMLAIFGERGGDPDRGGKKDPLDALLWRAERPGEPSWPSPWGPGRPGWHVECTAIALEHLGAGFTVQAGGSDLVFPHHEMSGSHARSAGKSFADIYTHGGMVAYDGHKMSKSRGNLVFVSALRNSEIDPMAIRLVLLGHHYRDDWEWTDAKLFDAVDKLAAWRKAVTLGRGAPAAPVVETVLGALADDLDAPRAVQAIDAWVAATLGEGGLAETSDPLAGESIAAVVDAALGIKL, from the coding sequence ATGCGCGCATGGTCTGCACCCGACGTCCCAGAGCTGTCGATCCCAGGGCCCGAGGTGGAGCTCTATGACCACCAGCGAGACGCGGTGGTCTCCACGGCAGGATCCGGGCGGCGTTCGCTCTACGTGTGTGGCATCACGCCCTACGACGCGACCCACATGGGCCACGCGAACACCTACGTCGCCTTCGACCTGCTCCACCGGGCATGGCGCAACGCCGGCTACGAGGTCGACTTCACCGAGAACGTCACCGACGTCGACGACCCGCTGCTCGAGCGAGCCGAGAAGGTCGGCATCGAGTGGGAGGCGCTGGCCGAGCGTGAGACCGAGCTCTTCCGCCAGGACATGGAGGCGCTGCGCGTGATCTCGCCGCAGCACTACGTCGGCGCGGTCGAGTCGATCCCGCTCGTCGTCTCTCTGATCGGTGAGCTGGAGGCCGCCGGCGCGACCTACAAGGTCGACGACGACGTCTACGCCTCCGTGGCCGTCGACGACGCCTTCGGAGACGAGTCGCGCATGGACCGCAAGGAGATGCTGGCCATCTTCGGCGAGCGCGGCGGCGACCCCGACCGTGGCGGCAAGAAGGACCCGCTCGACGCGCTGCTGTGGCGCGCCGAGCGTCCCGGTGAGCCGTCGTGGCCCTCGCCCTGGGGCCCGGGGCGTCCTGGTTGGCACGTCGAGTGCACCGCGATCGCCCTCGAGCACCTCGGTGCCGGCTTCACCGTGCAGGCCGGCGGCTCCGACCTCGTCTTCCCGCACCACGAGATGTCGGGCTCCCACGCCCGCTCGGCCGGCAAGTCGTTCGCCGACATCTACACCCACGGCGGGATGGTCGCCTACGACGGCCACAAGATGTCCAAGTCACGCGGCAACCTGGTCTTCGTCTCCGCACTGCGCAACTCCGAGATCGACCCGATGGCGATCCGGCTGGTGCTGCTGGGCCACCACTACCGCGACGACTGGGAATGGACCGACGCCAAGCTCTTCGACGCCGTCGACAAGCTTGCCGCGTGGCGCAAGGCCGTCACCCTCGGCCGCGGCGCCCCCGCCGCGCCCGTCGTCGAGACCGTCCTCGGTGCCCTCGCCGACGACCTCGACGCCCCGCGCGCCGTCCAGGCCATCGACGCCTGGGTGGCCGCCACGCTCGGCGAGGGCGGCCTCGCCGAGACCTCCGACCCCCTCGCCGGCGAGTCGATCGCGGCCGTCGTCGACGCCGCGCTGGGCATCAAGCTCTAG
- a CDS encoding DUF3090 domain-containing protein: MPLMHTFDPPERFVVGTVGEPGARTFFLQARQGARVVSVALEKQQVTVLAERLDELLDEVMKSAPTVVPALAPHGLDDKAPLEQPIEEEFRAGTMTLAWDPDEDKVVLEVFPISEAEVVAEVDESGNLVDEDAVSAIELDEPEPEEVLLVRIEPGSARAFVKRAEAVLGAGRPNCPFCGNPIDAEGHLCVRANGFKRRDPV, from the coding sequence ATGCCCTTGATGCACACCTTCGACCCGCCCGAACGATTCGTCGTCGGCACCGTCGGCGAGCCCGGGGCGCGTACGTTCTTCCTCCAGGCTCGTCAGGGTGCACGCGTCGTCTCCGTGGCTCTGGAGAAGCAGCAGGTCACCGTGCTCGCCGAGCGGCTCGACGAGCTCCTCGACGAGGTGATGAAGTCGGCTCCCACCGTGGTGCCCGCGCTCGCGCCGCACGGTCTTGACGACAAGGCGCCGTTGGAGCAGCCGATCGAGGAGGAGTTCCGTGCCGGCACGATGACGCTGGCCTGGGACCCCGACGAGGACAAGGTCGTGCTGGAGGTCTTCCCGATCAGCGAGGCCGAGGTCGTCGCCGAGGTCGACGAGTCCGGCAACCTGGTCGACGAGGACGCCGTCTCCGCGATCGAGCTGGATGAGCCGGAGCCCGAGGAGGTGCTCCTGGTGCGCATCGAGCCGGGCAGCGCCCGTGCGTTCGTGAAGCGAGCCGAGGCCGTGCTGGGCGCCGGACGCCCCAACTGCCCGTTCTGCGGCAACCCGATCGACGCCGAGGGACACCTGTGCGTGCGCGCCAACGGCTTCAAGCGCCGCGACCCGGTCTGA